A stretch of Saccharothrix texasensis DNA encodes these proteins:
- a CDS encoding nucleoside/nucleotide kinase family protein, protein MTASSSPVDLAVLAARVIDSSQARSGRYLLGIAGPPAAGKSTLAERLRDEVNAKLSQSTAEIAPMDGFHMFNADLDRLGLRALKGAPQTFDVEGYVAKLKQLHTEAEVGWPAYDREVLHEPVPDAITIGPDIGIVITEGNYLLLDQEPWAQVRQILHAIWYLDEPLDVITDRLRRRHLAIGRTPEQAEVKIRETDLPNAVLIEAGKGNADLVLLS, encoded by the coding sequence ATGACTGCCAGCAGCAGCCCCGTCGACCTCGCCGTGCTCGCCGCACGGGTGATCGACTCGTCGCAGGCACGCAGCGGGCGCTACCTGCTCGGCATCGCCGGGCCGCCAGCGGCCGGAAAGTCCACCTTGGCCGAGCGGCTGCGTGACGAGGTCAACGCCAAGCTCAGCCAGAGCACTGCAGAGATCGCCCCCATGGACGGCTTCCACATGTTCAACGCCGACCTGGACCGGCTGGGCCTGCGCGCGTTGAAAGGTGCGCCGCAGACCTTCGACGTCGAGGGGTACGTGGCCAAGCTAAAGCAGTTGCACACCGAGGCCGAGGTTGGCTGGCCCGCCTACGACCGGGAAGTCCTGCACGAGCCGGTGCCCGACGCGATCACCATCGGCCCAGACATCGGCATTGTGATCACTGAAGGGAACTACCTGTTGCTGGACCAAGAGCCTTGGGCACAGGTACGCCAGATCCTCCACGCGATTTGGTACCTGGACGAGCCGCTTGATGTAATCACCGATCGGCTGCGCCGCAGGCATTTGGCCATCGGCCGCACCCCGGAGCAGGCCGAGGTGAAGATCCGCGAAACCGACTTGCCGAACGCTGTGCTCATCGAGGCTGGCAAAGGCAACGCCGACCTCGTGTTGTTGAGTTAG
- a CDS encoding transposase codes for MLVFYDGRGEYPAIEARAKAEGAAIAWVDQCGLRSDAAPPGRSWAPKGRTPIVRVTGKRLRVNVMSAVASRGALWFTVFTERFTASVFIAFLDRVASQAGRKVHVVADQHPVHRSEAVLAWLEDNADRVELHLMPGYSPDKLLNADLKRNVNASRARNVDR; via the coding sequence TTGCTCGTCTTCTATGACGGGCGAGGGGAGTATCCGGCGATCGAAGCACGCGCCAAGGCCGAGGGCGCGGCGATCGCCTGGGTCGACCAGTGCGGGCTGCGCTCCGATGCCGCACCGCCCGGCCGATCCTGGGCGCCGAAGGGCAGGACTCCGATCGTGCGGGTGACCGGCAAGCGGCTGCGGGTCAACGTCATGTCCGCGGTCGCCTCGCGGGGCGCGTTGTGGTTCACCGTGTTCACCGAGCGGTTCACCGCGTCGGTGTTCATCGCGTTCCTCGACCGCGTCGCCAGCCAGGCGGGTCGGAAGGTGCACGTCGTCGCCGACCAGCACCCCGTGCACCGAAGCGAGGCGGTCCTCGCCTGGCTCGAGGACAACGCCGACCGGGTCGAGCTGCACCTCATGCCCGGCTACAGCCCCGACAAACTGCTCAACGCCGACCTCAAACGCAACGTCAATGCCTCCCGCGCCCGCAACGTCGACCGCTGA
- a CDS encoding integrase core domain-containing protein, which translates to MLLRLAYLGVTNAFALLRLLPLSDRDKDTEILALRHQIMVLQRQLGDTRPRFSPADRAFLAALLHRLPAQALRRLRLLVRPETVLRWHRDLLDRRHTAGSRPKRPGRPRTIRSIRLLVLRLAQENPAWGYRRIHGELLVLGIKIAASTVWQILKDAGIDPAPERVSTTWSAFLRSQADALLACDFFETTTLNGTRLYALAVIEHASRRIRVLGATAHPTASWVTQAARNLVMDLDDAGRHARFLIRDRDGKYPALFDPVLADAGIQAVLSGVRIPRMNAIMERWIHSCRRELLDRTLIWNQQHLLHALHEYERFYNTHRPHQGIDNARPLQPLPQPATDQATLTRLDIRRRQRLGGILNEYHHAA; encoded by the coding sequence GTGCTGCTTCGACTGGCCTACCTCGGCGTGACCAACGCGTTCGCGTTGCTGCGCCTGCTGCCTCTGAGCGACCGGGACAAGGACACGGAGATCCTGGCGCTGCGCCACCAGATCATGGTCCTGCAACGCCAACTCGGAGACACCCGCCCACGGTTCTCCCCCGCCGACCGGGCCTTCCTCGCCGCACTGCTGCACCGACTCCCGGCGCAAGCGCTTCGTCGACTCCGACTACTGGTGCGCCCGGAGACAGTCCTGCGCTGGCACCGAGACCTCCTCGACCGTCGCCACACAGCCGGATCCCGCCCCAAGCGGCCCGGCCGTCCACGGACCATCCGCTCGATCCGACTCCTGGTGCTGCGCCTGGCCCAGGAGAATCCTGCCTGGGGCTACCGCCGCATCCACGGAGAACTCCTCGTCCTCGGCATCAAGATCGCCGCGTCCACGGTATGGCAGATCCTCAAGGACGCCGGAATCGACCCGGCACCAGAACGCGTCTCCACAACCTGGTCGGCCTTCCTCCGCTCCCAAGCCGACGCACTCCTGGCCTGCGACTTCTTCGAGACCACCACCCTGAACGGCACCCGCCTCTACGCGCTCGCAGTGATCGAGCACGCCAGCCGCCGAATCCGAGTCCTCGGCGCCACCGCACACCCCACCGCATCCTGGGTCACCCAAGCCGCCAGAAACCTCGTCATGGACCTCGACGACGCGGGCAGACACGCGCGATTCCTGATCCGCGACCGCGACGGAAAGTACCCGGCACTATTCGACCCCGTCCTCGCCGACGCCGGCATCCAGGCCGTCCTCAGCGGAGTCCGGATCCCACGGATGAACGCGATCATGGAACGCTGGATCCACAGCTGCCGCCGTGAACTCCTCGACCGAACGCTGATCTGGAACCAGCAGCACCTGCTCCACGCGCTGCACGAGTACGAGCGGTTCTACAACACCCACCGGCCCCACCAGGGCATCGACAACGCCCGACCACTACAACCACTGCCACAGCCAGCCACCGATCAAGCGACCCTCACCCGCCTCGACATCCGCCGTCGGCAACGACTCGGCGGCATCCTCAACGAGTACCATCACGCAGCCTGA
- a CDS encoding DUF6247 family protein has product MASPAASVPSGGGPVVPAADPVAIRAALTPMLVAEFDREWELVLERAKVSKDLAGIRDLLGKWRHIAYGELRDPGSYYRMLAKAEQVQRLGANPDAVSLEEMKALLGRRQGRAE; this is encoded by the coding sequence ATGGCCTCTCCTGCTGCGTCGGTGCCGTCCGGTGGCGGTCCGGTGGTGCCTGCGGCTGATCCGGTGGCGATCCGGGCTGCGTTGACGCCGATGCTGGTGGCGGAGTTCGATCGTGAGTGGGAGTTGGTGTTGGAGCGGGCCAAGGTGTCGAAGGACTTGGCCGGGATTCGGGATCTGTTGGGCAAGTGGCGGCACATCGCCTACGGCGAGTTGCGCGATCCGGGTTCGTACTACCGGATGTTGGCCAAGGCCGAGCAGGTCCAGCGTCTGGGTGCCAATCCGGACGCGGTGTCGTTGGAGGAGATGAAGGCGCTGCTGGGCCGGCGTCAGGGGCGGGCCGAGTAG
- a CDS encoding tyrosine-type recombinase/integrase — translation MIDEYEPTATYRQVKPCGRLLAPHRGELTGLQWTRVDTTNGEIRVDAHDGALHEVGGKLTLGPPKTPASVRTVHLPPFLADLLEDHHDRHPAARFVFTGTDGGFHRRSNFRRRVWLPALRGDTATGRPRINPDMHFHDLRHTHKTWLIEDRVPEVLQHKRIGHKFHGVMGVYSHVTQPMIDAMLAALQHRWEQTREQTGSTTP, via the coding sequence GTGATCGACGAGTACGAACCCACAGCCACGTATCGGCAGGTCAAGCCATGTGGCCGACTTCTGGCACCCCACAGGGGTGAACTGACCGGCCTGCAATGGACACGCGTCGACACGACCAACGGCGAGATCCGCGTCGACGCCCACGACGGCGCCCTGCACGAGGTCGGCGGCAAACTCACCCTCGGACCACCCAAGACACCCGCCAGCGTCCGCACCGTGCACCTACCGCCGTTCCTGGCCGACCTGCTCGAGGACCACCACGATCGCCACCCCGCCGCGAGGTTCGTGTTCACCGGCACCGACGGCGGCTTCCACCGCCGCTCCAACTTCCGCCGCCGCGTCTGGCTACCCGCACTGCGCGGCGACACCGCCACCGGCCGACCGCGGATCAACCCAGACATGCACTTCCACGACCTACGCCACACCCACAAGACCTGGCTCATCGAGGACCGCGTCCCCGAAGTCCTCCAACACAAAAGGATCGGCCACAAGTTCCACGGCGTCATGGGCGTCTACTCCCACGTCACCCAACCCATGATCGACGCCATGCTCGCCGCACTCCAACACCGCTGGGAGCAAACCCGGGAGCAAACGGGGAGCACGACACCATGA